The Deltaproteobacteria bacterium nucleotide sequence ACGGAAATGGTCGCTGAACGCATGATTTCTCAAGAAGAAGCAGTGCGCCGCGTGGAGCCGCCGGTCCTGGAGCGGCTGCTCCACCCGACGATCGACCCGCAGGCCGTGAAAGGCCGTGCGGCGCTAGCGACCGGATTGCCTGCTTCGCCGGGCGGCGCCGTCGGGCAGATCGTGTTGACGGCGGACGACGCTGTCGAATGGCATCAGCGCGGTCGGACAGTCATACTCGTGCGACAGGAAACGTCCGCCGATGACATCCACGGGATGCACGTTGCGCAAGGCCTGCTGACCGCGCGTGGTGGACTCACGTCGCACGCTGCCGTCGTGGCGCGCGGGATGGGGAAGGCGTGCGTCGCCGGGTGTACCGGCGTCTCGATTGACGAAGACCACAAATGCGTCGTGTTTCCGAACGGCACCCGACTCAAAGAAGGCGAATGGGTCTCGCTTGATGGAAGCACCGGCGAAGTCTACGCGGGACAACTCCCGGTGACCCGTCCGCCGGTCGGCGAACATCTCACGGCGTTGTTGGGCATGGCCGATCAATTCCGCCGCCTCGAAGTGCGCGCAAATGCGGAGACGCGCAAAGACGCGGAGACGGCGATCAAATTCGGCGCGCAAGGGATCGGGCTGGCGCGCACCGAACATATGTTCTTCGCGCCGGAGCGCATTCCGATCGTCCGCGAGATGATCATGGCGAAGGATCGCGCGGCCCGGGAACACGCGTTGAATAAGCTCCTCCCGTTCCAACGCGACGACTTCAAAGAATTGCTCGCCGTGATGGCCGGACGTCCGATCACCATCCGACTGCTGGATCCACCGCTGCATGAATTTCTTCCCACTGCGCCCGAGGAATGCGCCGAGCTCGCGCGTCACCTCAAGGTGACCCGCGCCGAGTTGCGGGCCACGATCGAGCGCTTGGCCGAAGCCAATCCAATGTTGGGGCACCGTGGTTGTCGGCTCGGGATCACCTACCCCGAAATCTATGCGATGCAAGTCCGCGCGTTGCTCGAAGCCGCCGTCGCCTATGACCGCGCCAGTGGCGTCACGAGTCGGCTGGAAATTGAAATTCCATTAGTCGCCGAAGCGGAAGAATTGCGCCGGCTGCGCGCCGTGGTCGACGACGTCGCTGCGGCCGTCCGCCAAGAAACGGGCGGCACGGTGGATTACTTGGTCGGCGCGATGTTGGAATTGCCGCGCGCGTGTCTCACGGCGGATCTGTTGGCCCCACACGCCGATTTCTTTTCGTTCGGCACCAACGACCTTACGCAGACCACGTTCGGCATTTCACGTGACGACGCGGGTCGTTTTCTCCCAACCTATCAAGAACAGAATGTCTTGGCGTCTGATCCGTTCGTCTCCATCGATCCGCACGGCGTCGGCCAATTGATGCGGATTGCGGTGGAACGCGCCCGCTCGGTCAAGCCGCAGATGCCGATCGGGATTTGTGGCGAGCACGGCGGAGACCCGACCTCCATCGCCCTCTGTCAGGAGCTGGGGCTTGACTCTGTCAGCTGTTCCCCCTATCGAGTCCCGATCGCCCGATTGGCTGCGGCGCAAGCGGCGTTGAAGAGTGGCGGATAGGAAAATTGCAAATATCAAAATGCAAAATGCAAAATGCAAAATATTCGGTCAGACGATGGCGCTGTCGCTGTCTGTCTTAGTGAGCGCCTGTGGCGGGCAGTCGCTGTTCACGGCCATTAGCACTGAACTCTCCAATCCGCTGACCGTGACGGTGAACGCGGCCGCGCAGCGCGCATATGTCGTCAACGCCAACGATACGGGGTTGTACACCAGTGGCTCGCTCCATATCCTCGACCTCAGCACGATCACGACCCCGACGCGTGTCGCCAGTCAGCCAATCGATAGCTTAGGCGGCCAAATCGTCCTCGACACGACCAATAATCGCGTCGTGATTCCCAACCGCTTGAGCGAAGGCGATACCGACACCGCGGACCATGTCGTCGAAGTGAACATCAGTGAAGGGGGCGCCACGTTCCTCAGTGTGGCCAGCGCCGACGCCAACGGCAATCCGTTCGGCGCGATCCGCGAACCGACCACGAATCGGCTGTTGGTCCCGAGTCGCGAAGGGACGCTCGAAGTCTTCGACCTCGGCGCGGTGCCGCTCTCCCGCGTCGCGCAAGTCGACTTGCTGCGAACCCTCTCCGACGGCAGCGACCTCGCCATTGCGGACGCTGTCGAGATCCTGCTCACCACCGCCAACACGCAGGCTGTGGTTACTCGTGCCAGCGGCGGGCTGTTCGTGCTCAACGTTAGCGAACTGACGACCAGCGGCGTGAATCCGGTCGATTACTTCATTAGCGATCTCGAAAGCCCGCGCGGCCTCGCGACCGACGGGACGTTTGTCTATGTCGTCGATACGCTCGATAACGACGGCACGACGGAGAATTATCTGCGTATCCTCAATCTCAGCGGTCTCGCCGTCGACGCGAGCAATACGACCACGACAGTGCAAACCATCAGTGCGAATAGTCTCCAAGCGGCCGCATTGACTGTAGGCACCGATCCGCAACAAGTCGTCGTCAGTGTCGGTCTGGCGCGCGCGTATGTCACCAACATGGGGGCCAACACCGTCAGCGTCTTCGATACCGCCGCGCGGACCAAAGTGGCCGACATCAGCGTCGGCGAATCCCCGTTCGGGATGGCGCTGTATCAACAAGTCGCCGGCGGCGCCGATACCCATTTGCTGGTCTGTAAC carries:
- a CDS encoding pyruvate, phosphate dikinase; this translates as MTKYVYGFGGGSAEGHGKTKALLGGKGLGLAAMSQLGLPVPPGFTITTDVGRYYLGHESSYPPELSAQIDAALRQVEQIVGRRFGDASAPLLVSVRSGAAVSMPGMMDTILNLGLNGSTVAGLIHLTDNPRFGYDSYRRFIQMYGEVVCHVPADRFNKILDRAKAKRGSQLDTDLNAGDLQAIISDYLTAFRAHTGLDFPTDPMEQLWGAISAVFSSWNTPRAREYRRIHGLPDDAGTACNIQAMVYGNLGETSGTGVAFTRNPVTGERVLYGEYLSNAQGEDIVAGIRTPLPINDASRSDGAKDQQAAQTLEVRQPECYQQFVTMADTLERHFREMQDLEFTIESGRLWLLQARSGKRSAMATLRIATEMVAERMISQEEAVRRVEPPVLERLLHPTIDPQAVKGRAALATGLPASPGGAVGQIVLTADDAVEWHQRGRTVILVRQETSADDIHGMHVAQGLLTARGGLTSHAAVVARGMGKACVAGCTGVSIDEDHKCVVFPNGTRLKEGEWVSLDGSTGEVYAGQLPVTRPPVGEHLTALLGMADQFRRLEVRANAETRKDAETAIKFGAQGIGLARTEHMFFAPERIPIVREMIMAKDRAAREHALNKLLPFQRDDFKELLAVMAGRPITIRLLDPPLHEFLPTAPEECAELARHLKVTRAELRATIERLAEANPMLGHRGCRLGITYPEIYAMQVRALLEAAVAYDRASGVTSRLEIEIPLVAEAEELRRLRAVVDDVAAAVRQETGGTVDYLVGAMLELPRACLTADLLAPHADFFSFGTNDLTQTTFGISRDDAGRFLPTYQEQNVLASDPFVSIDPHGVGQLMRIAVERARSVKPQMPIGICGEHGGDPTSIALCQELGLDSVSCSPYRVPIARLAAAQAALKSGG